Proteins found in one Brachypodium distachyon strain Bd21 chromosome 5, Brachypodium_distachyon_v3.0, whole genome shotgun sequence genomic segment:
- the LOC100841494 gene encoding protein unc-45 homolog A isoform X1 → MAGSEAVERAHELYRGGRHREALELYTAALAAARGHPAQRIALHSNRAACYLKLHDFHKAAEECTSVLELDTEHAGALMLRAQTLVTLKDYQSALFDVNRLIEINPSSEVYRNLHARLKTQLALAPIPESEEESLYGEDDKEDLPQKENKNEALVTKCDQPSTKLIIEKKPPTESPKVDVPPSLPAKPQGWETIEKPKGHLGLDYSKWDKVEDDSSEDDEDDDEDDLPQYKFKVRTIGVRPVNVSLLVCV, encoded by the exons ATGGCGGGCTCGGAGGCGGTCGAGAGGGCGCACGAGCTCTACAGGGGCGGCCGCCACCGGGAGGCGCTGGAGCTCTacacggcggcgctggcggcggcgcggggccaCCCCGCGCAGCGCATCGCGCTGCACAGCAACCGCGCCGCCTGCTACCTCAAGCTCCACGACTTCCACAAG GCTGCGGAGGAGTGCACATCTGTCCTTGAGTTGGATACTGAGCATGCTGGAGCTCTTATGCTACGTGCCCAGACTCTTGTCACTCTAAAAGATTACCAGTCGGCTCTATTTGATGTGAACAGGCTGATCGAGATAAATCCGTCGTCTGAAGTATATCGGAACCTTCATGCACGACTGAAGACACAATtg GCACTAGCCCCGATTCCAGAGTCTGAAGAGGAGTCCCTATATGGTGAAGACGACAAAGAAGATCtgcctcaaaaagaaaataagaacGAGGCTTTGGTCACTAAGTGTGATCAACCTTCTACTAAACTGATTATCGAAAAGAAACCTCCAACTGAATCTCCAAAGGTTGATGTGCCTCCTAGTCTCCCTGCAAAACCCCAGGGTTGGGAGACCATAGAAAAACCAAAGGGCCATTTGGGACTTGATTACTCAAAATGGGACAAAGTTGAGGATGATTCGAGTGAAGATGACGAGGATGACGATGAAGATGACTTGCCTCAGTATAAATTCAAAGTCAGAACCATCGGTGTGCGTCCTGTGAA TGTAAGCCTGCTGGTGTGTGTTTAA
- the LOC100841494 gene encoding protein unc-45 homolog A isoform X2 has protein sequence MAGSEAVERAHELYRGGRHREALELYTAALAAARGHPAQRIALHSNRAACYLKLHDFHKAAEECTSVLELDTEHAGALMLRAQTLVTLKDYQSALFDVNRLIEINPSSEVYRNLHARLKTQLALAPIPESEEESLYGEDDKEDLPQKENKNEALVTKCDQPSTKLIIEKKPPTESPKVDVPPSLPAKPQGWETIEKPKGHLGLDYSKWDKVEDDSSEDDEDDDEDDLPQYKFKVRTIGVRPVK, from the exons ATGGCGGGCTCGGAGGCGGTCGAGAGGGCGCACGAGCTCTACAGGGGCGGCCGCCACCGGGAGGCGCTGGAGCTCTacacggcggcgctggcggcggcgcggggccaCCCCGCGCAGCGCATCGCGCTGCACAGCAACCGCGCCGCCTGCTACCTCAAGCTCCACGACTTCCACAAG GCTGCGGAGGAGTGCACATCTGTCCTTGAGTTGGATACTGAGCATGCTGGAGCTCTTATGCTACGTGCCCAGACTCTTGTCACTCTAAAAGATTACCAGTCGGCTCTATTTGATGTGAACAGGCTGATCGAGATAAATCCGTCGTCTGAAGTATATCGGAACCTTCATGCACGACTGAAGACACAATtg GCACTAGCCCCGATTCCAGAGTCTGAAGAGGAGTCCCTATATGGTGAAGACGACAAAGAAGATCtgcctcaaaaagaaaataagaacGAGGCTTTGGTCACTAAGTGTGATCAACCTTCTACTAAACTGATTATCGAAAAGAAACCTCCAACTGAATCTCCAAAGGTTGATGTGCCTCCTAGTCTCCCTGCAAAACCCCAGGGTTGGGAGACCATAGAAAAACCAAAGGGCCATTTGGGACTTGATTACTCAAAATGGGACAAAGTTGAGGATGATTCGAGTGAAGATGACGAGGATGACGATGAAGATGACTTGCCTCAGTATAAATTCAAAGTCAGAACCATCGGTGTGCGTCCTGTGAAGTGA